One window of Methanofervidicoccus abyssi genomic DNA carries:
- the rnz gene encoding ribonuclease Z yields MKIVFLGTGSSIPTKKRNQPSIALKYNGDVLLFDCGEGTQRQIVHTDISPMKIKHIFISHLHGDHILGISGLLQSMGLNKRKIPIHIYGPPETEEVIRSVMKLGFHTTFDIYIHEISTDSPQCVLDGEKYQIYSYPMKHSVPTLGYIFKEKKKPQLDIKRAMELGVMMGPDLRRLKEGYPVISKDGKKVYPEDVLLPPKRGISIAYSGDTLPVKGFGEFIRSLDCRILIHEATFDSTKEDHAIETMHSTIEDAINIGCIGKVEKLILTHLSARYDDETENYLREFKTLREEKGIDAIVAEDLMEYPLISKGGGNIGVNVSCHLKASKVIL; encoded by the coding sequence ATGAAAATAGTATTCTTAGGAACAGGTTCTTCCATACCTACAAAGAAGAGAAACCAGCCTTCAATAGCACTTAAATACAACGGAGATGTGCTCCTCTTTGACTGTGGAGAAGGTACCCAGAGGCAGATAGTCCATACAGACATCTCTCCTATGAAGATAAAGCATATATTTATTTCACACCTCCATGGAGATCATATACTAGGTATTTCAGGTCTTCTACAATCCATGGGGTTGAACAAGAGGAAAATCCCTATCCATATCTACGGTCCTCCAGAAACTGAGGAGGTAATAAGGAGTGTGATGAAATTAGGTTTCCATACAACCTTCGATATATATATACACGAAATTTCCACTGATAGTCCCCAGTGTGTTTTAGATGGGGAGAAGTATCAGATATATTCCTATCCTATGAAGCACTCAGTGCCTACATTAGGTTACATATTTAAGGAGAAGAAAAAACCACAGTTAGATATAAAGAGAGCAATGGAGTTAGGAGTAATGATGGGCCCAGATCTGAGAAGATTGAAAGAAGGTTACCCAGTGATATCCAAGGATGGTAAAAAGGTATATCCTGAGGACGTTCTACTTCCTCCAAAGAGAGGAATATCTATAGCCTACAGTGGAGATACCTTACCAGTTAAGGGCTTTGGGGAATTTATAAGGTCCTTGGATTGTAGAATACTGATTCACGAAGCTACCTTTGACAGTACTAAAGAAGACCATGCCATTGAAACCATGCACTCCACGATAGAAGATGCTATAAACATTGGATGTATTGGAAAAGTGGAGAAACTTATACTCACCCACCTTTCTGCAAGATATGATGATGAAACAGAGAATTATCTAAGAGAGTTTAAAACACTTAGGGAAGAGAAAGGTATAGATGCTATAGTTGCAGAAGATCTTATGGAGTATCCACTTATCTCTAAAGGGGGAGGGAACATAGGAGTTAACGTCAGTTGTCACCTAAAAGCCTCTAAGGTAATCCTCTAA
- a CDS encoding metallophosphoesterase family protein, whose amino-acid sequence MQFVHIADNHLGYRQYNLDEREKDIYRAFGECIDKIIEIKPDFVVHSGDLFENSEPSVNALYTAIEGFKKLIESGIPIYIIHGNHEIPRRTFKKSPFTVLKKILGDHFKTFFKKKYHIFKKEGREVFIGGSDYTPRNRVDTLHEIYKMIEVASKDYRDRILLFHQDLYSYSAFPTYEIQLEDLPRGFKYYAGGHIHRRILKCVGEGILAYSGSTEICRYDEYEDYEKNRKGFYLVDISRKDFDIRDVERIDIKCRDFVVDKCIIDEESFKRFLENLESKYEPVVICSVLRDLSERLERALESKKILYKKITYLDGITEEEILNIANTDVDEVFKEFLKSRNYDVNFVYGIYNEVIKGGNLYRYLEDYLRGF is encoded by the coding sequence TTGCAGTTTGTCCATATCGCAGATAATCACCTTGGATATAGGCAGTACAACTTAGATGAAAGAGAAAAAGACATATACAGAGCATTTGGGGAGTGTATAGATAAGATAATAGAGATAAAGCCAGACTTTGTTGTGCACAGTGGAGATCTCTTTGAGAATTCGGAGCCTTCAGTTAACGCTCTCTATACAGCAATAGAAGGTTTCAAGAAATTGATAGAGAGTGGAATACCTATCTATATAATACATGGAAACCACGAAATACCTAGGAGGACTTTTAAGAAATCTCCCTTTACAGTACTCAAGAAAATCTTAGGTGATCATTTTAAGACGTTCTTTAAAAAGAAGTACCATATATTTAAAAAAGAAGGTAGGGAAGTGTTTATAGGAGGTAGTGATTATACTCCGAGAAATAGAGTAGATACTCTTCATGAGATCTACAAGATGATAGAAGTAGCCTCTAAAGACTACAGGGATAGAATACTTCTCTTCCACCAGGACCTGTACTCTTACTCAGCTTTTCCAACCTACGAGATACAGTTAGAAGATCTCCCCCGGGGATTTAAATATTACGCTGGAGGACATATACACCGGAGGATATTAAAATGTGTAGGAGAAGGAATCCTCGCCTACAGTGGTTCTACAGAGATATGTAGATACGACGAATATGAAGATTATGAAAAAAATAGAAAAGGGTTCTATTTAGTAGATATTAGTAGAAAAGACTTTGATATAAGGGACGTAGAAAGAATAGATATAAAATGCAGAGATTTTGTAGTGGATAAATGTATAATAGATGAGGAATCCTTTAAAAGATTCCTTGAAAATTTAGAATCTAAATATGAACCTGTGGTTATCTGCTCCGTTCTTAGAGATCTATCTGAGAGGTTGGAGAGAGCACTGGAAAGTAAGAAAATCCTCTATAAGAAGATAACGTACTTAGATGGAATTACTGAGGAAGAAATATTAAATATTGCTAATACAGATGTTGATGAAGTGTTTAAGGAGTTCTTGAAGAGTAGAAATTACGACGTAAATTTTGTATATGGGATTTACAATGAAGTGATAAAAGGAGGGAATCTGTATAGATATTTAGAGGATTACCTTAGAGGCTTTTAG
- a CDS encoding RlmF-related methyltransferase, translating into MELGLKIEDAVKLNPELKKYTYYKNGKIRIDFKSKESLYLYNKTVLKYVFNIDMDFHRDALIPAPISRYLFIKNLCESFKEENKRSIDDVLEIGTGSGILAIMIAKYYRCNVYATEVVEEYIELAKNNVIRNSLEDRIKIIDSKGKVIEGITKIEGKKFDIIVSYPPFYPPHSVPSKRSFGGAYARNVELIGGGKYGEEFSLRILREGIKYLREGGIIGLMMPHKPKERRKIIEEEVVNLGLILETDKIKIGKRIRHIIKGYLL; encoded by the coding sequence ATGGAGTTAGGACTAAAAATAGAGGATGCTGTAAAGCTAAACCCGGAATTAAAAAAATACACCTACTACAAAAACGGAAAAATAAGAATAGATTTTAAGAGTAAAGAATCTCTCTACCTCTACAACAAAACTGTACTGAAATATGTATTTAACATAGATATGGATTTCCACAGAGATGCTCTAATACCAGCACCTATCAGTAGATACCTCTTTATAAAAAACCTATGTGAGAGTTTTAAAGAAGAAAACAAAAGGAGTATAGACGATGTACTGGAGATAGGAACAGGTTCAGGTATTCTTGCCATCATGATTGCAAAGTACTATAGGTGCAATGTCTACGCCACAGAAGTTGTAGAAGAGTATATAGAGTTGGCCAAGAATAACGTTATTAGAAACAGCTTAGAGGATAGGATAAAAATAATAGACTCTAAGGGCAAGGTCATTGAAGGGATAACCAAAATTGAAGGTAAAAAGTTCGATATAATCGTATCTTATCCCCCTTTCTACCCACCACATTCTGTACCATCTAAGAGGAGTTTTGGAGGAGCCTACGCCAGGAATGTAGAGTTAATTGGTGGGGGAAAATATGGAGAAGAATTTTCTTTAAGGATCCTCAGAGAAGGTATAAAGTATTTGAGAGAAGGAGGAATCATTGGACTTATGATGCCCCATAAACCTAAGGAGAGGAGAAAGATAATAGAGGAAGAAGTGGTTAATTTAGGATTAATTTTGGAGACAGATAAGATTAAAATTGGTAAAAGAATAAGACATATTATAAAGGGGTATCTCCTTTAA
- a CDS encoding MBL fold metallo-hydrolase, translated as MPVVRFHGGCHQIGMSCIEIDTKKSRILLDCGMDPNKNTVPNIDPKDIDAVLVSHAHLDHCGAIPCFNFKKIYCTTPSADLMYILWKDVSKLSKIYGEKEIKRALDVIETVNYREKKKITEDITMEMYDAGHILGSSSIYLDIDGKKVLYTGDINERETRTLKPADTDIEEIDTLIIESTYGSPLDIKPARKTLERQLIEEISSTIEKKGKVIIPVFAVGRAQEIMCVIYHYMNSGALEEVPVYVDGSIIHTTGVYLSYSHWLNPKMKRILECGQNPFGYVKKADSSVFNEDPCIIISTSGMLQGGPVLQYLKLLKYPTNKIILTGYQAEDTLGRALEEGAKVIKPFKNEIPVRGEVVKIEFSAHGDYNSLIRYLKKIPTPNKVFVVHGEKYQSLSLAMTIWKSLKVPTFAPPVGSVLPLF; from the coding sequence ATGCCGGTAGTTAGGTTTCACGGAGGATGTCATCAAATAGGTATGTCTTGTATAGAGATAGATACAAAAAAATCCAGAATACTTCTAGATTGTGGTATGGATCCTAACAAAAACACTGTACCAAATATAGATCCGAAGGATATAGATGCTGTACTGGTATCTCATGCTCACTTAGATCACTGTGGAGCTATACCCTGTTTCAACTTCAAGAAAATATACTGTACAACACCTTCTGCAGATCTCATGTATATACTCTGGAAGGATGTTTCAAAACTCTCGAAAATTTACGGTGAAAAGGAGATAAAAAGAGCCCTGGATGTTATAGAAACTGTAAATTACAGGGAGAAGAAGAAAATAACTGAAGATATCACCATGGAAATGTATGATGCTGGCCATATCCTTGGGAGTTCTTCTATATACTTAGATATAGATGGGAAGAAGGTGCTCTACACTGGAGATATAAACGAGAGGGAAACTAGAACGTTGAAACCTGCAGATACAGATATAGAAGAGATAGATACTCTTATAATAGAATCCACTTACGGTTCACCTTTAGATATAAAACCTGCTAGGAAGACATTAGAGAGACAACTTATAGAGGAGATCTCAAGTACTATCGAGAAAAAGGGTAAGGTAATAATACCTGTATTTGCAGTTGGAAGAGCCCAGGAAATAATGTGTGTAATATATCACTATATGAACAGTGGAGCCTTGGAGGAAGTACCTGTATATGTAGATGGTTCTATTATCCATACCACTGGAGTCTATCTAAGTTACTCTCACTGGCTGAATCCAAAGATGAAAAGGATTTTAGAATGTGGACAGAATCCCTTTGGATATGTAAAGAAAGCTGATAGCAGTGTCTTCAATGAGGATCCCTGTATTATAATATCCACCTCAGGGATGCTCCAGGGAGGTCCAGTACTCCAGTATTTAAAACTTCTCAAATATCCTACCAACAAGATTATCCTAACAGGATATCAGGCTGAGGATACCTTAGGAAGAGCATTGGAAGAAGGAGCAAAGGTAATCAAACCCTTCAAAAACGAGATACCTGTTAGAGGAGAGGTGGTTAAGATAGAGTTCTCCGCACATGGAGATTACAACTCCCTTATAAGATACCTGAAAAAGATACCCACTCCAAATAAGGTATTTGTGGTGCATGGGGAGAAGTATCAATCATTATCTCTGGCTATGACTATATGGAAATCCCTCAAGGTCCCCACCTTTGCACCTCCAGTGGGAAGTGTATTGCCTCTATTCTAA
- a CDS encoding Sjogren's syndrome/scleroderma autoantigen 1 family protein — MKDVENNEMDVIKIAAREMLKGSKMLGEHCKVCGFPLFEDTRGNKYCVYCEVVKKKEEKERNNITDINKEDKKDTVPPYSKDTGIKILERKIDYLFKKLDEEYDIARIMEITDAIKALLKLKSKLE, encoded by the coding sequence ATGAAAGATGTGGAAAACAATGAGATGGATGTTATAAAGATAGCTGCAAGGGAGATGTTGAAAGGTTCAAAGATGCTGGGAGAACATTGTAAAGTTTGTGGTTTTCCCCTATTCGAAGATACCAGAGGAAATAAATACTGTGTATACTGCGAGGTAGTGAAGAAAAAGGAGGAGAAAGAGAGAAACAATATAACAGATATTAATAAAGAAGATAAGAAGGATACAGTGCCTCCCTACAGTAAAGATACTGGCATAAAAATATTAGAGAGAAAAATAGACTACTTATTTAAAAAGTTAGATGAAGAATACGATATCGCCAGAATAATGGAGATTACCGACGCCATCAAAGCTCTTCTAAAGTTAAAGTCTAAATTAGAATAG
- a CDS encoding DNA double-strand break repair nuclease NurA: protein MSPLKYYYILSKKEEISKLIKRIKRGIDYNKRIVYNNNSWISCNFEGNGCEYTFAGGDGSFNRIDYTDFCFYVVGSVSYTNRVGEKLEDSISSWEPGIVIPYKYMEYRLKLYMINMELKTALWNFENKDIDCYLFDGSLYSLIIQTHIYGGRINGEIIKSYEEIVEYYKNYKKDIKNEIYEDLSNNKLTPLTDTVRNIEDNNLRVILEQVEYIVLLREIIKNYGDKFVGISKTSKMSIYSKKYNDGTSIFKTLPDMGIFSIIEGTGYSKPVNLADKKEVDNDIYYNIHYLKRFNFDINELYYQFVRLDRRGGVLNITSFKKLDENFFINLRDISMRGYPLILKKSHDEVKISDKDMKKCAKLFKLYDSRDRDKVL, encoded by the coding sequence GTGTCTCCTTTGAAGTATTATTATATTCTTAGTAAAAAGGAGGAGATCTCCAAGTTGATAAAGAGGATAAAGAGGGGGATCGACTATAATAAACGGATAGTTTATAACAACAACAGTTGGATAAGTTGTAACTTCGAAGGTAATGGATGTGAATATACATTTGCTGGAGGAGATGGTAGTTTCAACAGGATAGATTATACCGATTTCTGTTTCTACGTGGTGGGATCTGTCTCCTATACTAACAGAGTAGGGGAGAAATTAGAGGATTCCATCTCTTCCTGGGAACCAGGTATTGTTATTCCCTACAAGTATATGGAGTATAGGCTTAAACTATACATGATCAACATGGAGTTGAAAACTGCACTCTGGAACTTTGAAAACAAGGATATAGATTGCTACCTATTTGACGGTTCCCTCTATTCTCTAATTATACAGACCCATATATACGGAGGTAGGATTAACGGAGAAATTATAAAGAGTTATGAGGAGATAGTAGAGTATTATAAAAATTATAAAAAAGATATAAAAAATGAAATCTACGAAGATCTTAGTAATAATAAATTAACACCTCTTACAGATACTGTCAGGAATATTGAAGATAATAATCTTAGGGTTATACTGGAACAGGTTGAGTATATAGTACTACTAAGGGAGATTATTAAAAACTACGGGGATAAATTTGTAGGAATATCAAAAACCTCTAAAATGAGCATATACTCTAAAAAATACAACGATGGAACTTCTATCTTTAAGACTCTTCCTGATATGGGGATCTTTTCAATAATAGAAGGTACTGGTTATTCTAAACCTGTTAATCTGGCAGATAAAAAAGAGGTGGATAACGACATCTACTACAATATACATTACTTAAAGAGATTCAATTTTGATATCAATGAGTTGTACTATCAGTTTGTAAGGTTGGATAGGAGGGGAGGAGTTCTAAATATCACATCCTTTAAAAAGTTAGACGAGAATTTTTTTATAAATCTAAGGGATATATCTATGAGAGGTTATCCACTCATACTTAAAAAGAGTCATGATGAGGTAAAGATCAGTGATAAAGATATGAAGAAATGTGCCAAATTGTTTAAGTTATACGACAGTAGAGATAGGGATAAAGTATTATAA
- a CDS encoding proteasome assembly chaperone family protein, which yields MVEIIEKVIKKVEPLKDAVLIEGLPGIGHVGRIAAEHLIQEFQGEKIMEIYCDDFPPQVLVNDDGTMESMNNEIYIIREPIPMVVVTGNTQALSPIGQYQLSKRLVEIGIKYGARITYTLGGFGIGRIKEDPLVYVAATSKELAEKIKAHGALFRVDGGGIVGAAGLMLTFSKLMGIEGACLMGETPGYLIDPKSAGKVLGVLSKVLNIEIDMKELEKRAKEMEAFLEKIRRFEKQLEREHLMIGEKDKRQRDEDLRYIG from the coding sequence ATGGTCGAAATTATAGAAAAGGTAATAAAAAAAGTTGAACCCCTAAAAGATGCAGTACTTATAGAAGGACTTCCTGGAATAGGACATGTTGGTAGGATAGCAGCGGAGCATCTTATACAGGAGTTTCAGGGAGAGAAGATTATGGAGATCTACTGTGATGACTTTCCTCCTCAAGTGTTGGTAAATGATGATGGTACTATGGAGTCTATGAATAACGAGATCTACATTATAAGGGAGCCTATTCCTATGGTGGTGGTCACTGGAAATACCCAGGCTCTATCTCCAATAGGGCAGTATCAACTCTCCAAGAGATTGGTAGAGATTGGAATCAAATACGGTGCAAGAATAACTTATACCCTCGGTGGATTTGGTATAGGACGTATAAAGGAAGACCCTCTTGTCTACGTTGCTGCCACCTCAAAGGAACTTGCAGAGAAAATAAAGGCTCATGGAGCACTCTTTAGGGTAGATGGTGGAGGTATAGTAGGTGCTGCAGGTTTGATGTTAACATTCTCAAAGTTGATGGGAATTGAAGGAGCATGTCTCATGGGAGAGACTCCCGGCTATCTCATAGATCCAAAATCTGCAGGGAAAGTGTTGGGAGTACTCTCTAAGGTTCTCAATATTGAGATAGATATGAAGGAATTAGAGAAGAGAGCTAAAGAGATGGAGGCCTTCTTAGAGAAAATCAGAAGATTCGAGAAACAGTTAGAACGGGAGCACCTTATGATTGGAGAGAAAGATAAAAGACAGAGGGACGAAGATTTAAGGTATATTGGATAA
- a CDS encoding acetate--CoA ligase family protein, with the protein MLDAIFNPKSVAVIGASNIEGKVGYSIMKNLKAFVEYSPDNKVYPVNPKYSKVLGFKCYRSILDIPEESIDLAVIAVPAEYVPTVLEECGEKSVKGAVVISAGFSEVGNYHLEDEIRTIGRRYNIRIIGPNCLGIINMYNRLNASFSKEYFKEGNITFISQSGALITAVLDIAPLLNLGFSKIVSLGNKVDVQESDILEYLIQDNTTKVVVLYIESIKDKKFIDSARKLAKVKPIITLKGGRSEEGVKAISSHTGSLAGDMQIYSAVFKKGKVLTVETFEELVDLMHLFSTQPLMEGSGLGIVTNAGGFGVMAADSCRKYDLTLPDFEPSTVEKLRKYLPPTSSISNPLDLIGDADTDRYRHALETLIEDKNINGILVILTPQEMTKPLEVAEVVVDIKEEIERRKLSKVIVASFVGGVSIKGSKSYLRKNGVPAYISPENGVEVLSRSYKYSIMKVQEDDCRYLEDIRSQLMEVKEENLDTIKELLSNPNEYNSKRFLKLHGIEVPKGYLVKTLEEAEYYGSILGDVVMKICSRYIPHKSDIGCVVVKPEDVGETFHRIMERGENYLKERGIKGEIDGVLIEEYIEGMELIVGGKRDKVFGPVIMVGLGGVFVEVMKDVSFAIHPITREYALDTLRELKSYKVLEGIRGRPKRDIDFVVDTMMRLGLIMELYPEIREIDINPLFVKEEGKGGYVGDALIIIEDEGYIGTEMGSRKYNR; encoded by the coding sequence ATGTTAGATGCTATCTTCAATCCAAAATCTGTTGCAGTAATTGGTGCTTCCAATATCGAGGGAAAGGTAGGTTATTCAATAATGAAGAATTTAAAAGCTTTTGTGGAATACAGCCCTGATAACAAGGTGTATCCTGTAAATCCAAAGTACAGTAAAGTGTTAGGTTTCAAATGCTACAGATCTATATTAGATATTCCAGAGGAAAGTATAGACTTGGCAGTTATAGCTGTACCTGCAGAGTATGTGCCTACAGTGTTGGAGGAGTGTGGAGAAAAGAGTGTAAAGGGAGCAGTTGTTATTTCAGCAGGTTTCTCAGAAGTGGGCAACTACCATTTAGAGGATGAAATAAGGACCATAGGTAGGAGATACAACATAAGAATAATCGGTCCAAACTGTCTCGGTATAATAAACATGTACAACAGGTTAAATGCATCCTTCAGTAAGGAGTACTTTAAAGAAGGCAACATTACATTTATATCCCAGAGTGGGGCTCTGATAACTGCTGTGTTAGATATAGCTCCTCTCTTAAATCTAGGATTTTCTAAGATTGTAAGTTTAGGAAATAAAGTAGATGTACAGGAAAGTGATATACTGGAGTATCTTATACAGGACAACACCACAAAGGTAGTTGTACTCTATATAGAGAGTATCAAAGATAAAAAATTTATAGACAGTGCAAGGAAGTTGGCAAAGGTTAAACCGATAATAACACTTAAGGGAGGTAGATCTGAAGAAGGAGTGAAGGCTATCTCCTCCCATACTGGAAGTTTAGCAGGAGATATGCAGATATACAGTGCAGTATTTAAAAAGGGAAAAGTTCTTACAGTGGAAACCTTCGAGGAGTTGGTAGATCTGATGCATCTATTTTCTACCCAACCTCTTATGGAGGGGAGTGGGTTGGGAATTGTTACAAATGCAGGGGGCTTTGGTGTGATGGCTGCAGACAGTTGTAGGAAGTATGATTTAACGCTCCCTGATTTTGAACCTTCAACAGTGGAAAAGTTGAGGAAGTATCTTCCACCTACATCATCTATATCCAATCCACTGGATCTCATAGGGGATGCAGATACCGACAGGTACCGACACGCCTTAGAAACCCTTATAGAAGATAAAAATATAAATGGAATACTTGTAATACTGACACCTCAGGAGATGACAAAACCTTTAGAGGTTGCTGAAGTTGTGGTAGATATAAAGGAAGAGATAGAGAGGAGAAAATTGTCAAAGGTGATAGTTGCCTCCTTCGTTGGAGGAGTATCTATAAAAGGTTCAAAGAGTTATTTAAGGAAAAATGGAGTTCCTGCCTATATATCTCCAGAGAATGGTGTAGAAGTACTCTCCCGTTCTTATAAGTACAGTATTATGAAGGTACAGGAAGATGATTGTAGATACTTGGAAGATATAAGATCCCAGCTGATGGAGGTTAAGGAAGAGAATTTGGATACTATAAAAGAACTCCTAAGCAATCCTAACGAGTACAACTCAAAGAGATTCTTAAAACTCCATGGTATAGAGGTGCCTAAAGGGTATTTAGTAAAAACCCTGGAAGAAGCTGAATACTACGGTAGTATCTTGGGAGATGTTGTGATGAAGATATGTTCTAGATACATACCTCATAAATCTGATATCGGTTGTGTTGTAGTAAAACCAGAGGATGTTGGGGAGACTTTTCACAGGATTATGGAAAGAGGAGAGAATTATCTAAAGGAGAGGGGAATTAAAGGCGAAATAGATGGTGTACTTATAGAAGAATACATCGAAGGGATGGAACTTATCGTAGGGGGGAAAAGGGATAAGGTATTCGGCCCAGTGATCATGGTAGGGTTAGGAGGAGTGTTTGTAGAGGTGATGAAGGACGTCTCCTTTGCAATCCATCCCATTACAAGGGAGTATGCCTTGGATACTTTAAGGGAGTTGAAATCTTACAAGGTATTAGAGGGGATAAGGGGACGTCCAAAGAGAGATATAGACTTTGTAGTAGATACTATGATGAGACTTGGTTTAATTATGGAGTTGTATCCAGAGATAAGAGAGATAGATATAAACCCTCTCTTTGTAAAAGAAGAGGGCAAAGGTGGATACGTAGGAGATGCACTGATAATCATTGAAGATGAGGGATATATTGGAACTGAGATGGGAAGCAGGAAATATAATAGATAA
- the arfB gene encoding 2-amino-5-formylamino-6-ribosylaminopyrimidin-4(3H)-one 5'-monophosphate deformylase — MELRWEAGNIIDKKVHEVGVIALGSFLENHGSALPIDTDVKIASYISLMVSLITGAKFLGIVLPSTEYSYVKHGIHNKPEEIVDYLRYILSWSRKLGIKKVLIVNCHGGNILISKYLGDLEKEFNLKIVMKNITFIHAGTEEVSVGSVIGIAREDKIEDHHPSKYPEIGMVGLKEARENNKLIDRDAKIVEKYGVKIDRKLGEEILNRAIKECVECIRELIG; from the coding sequence TTGGAACTGAGATGGGAAGCAGGAAATATAATAGATAAGAAGGTTCATGAGGTAGGCGTTATCGCCTTAGGTTCCTTCTTGGAGAATCACGGCTCTGCACTTCCCATAGATACAGATGTAAAGATAGCATCCTATATATCCTTGATGGTTTCCTTGATAACAGGTGCCAAATTCTTAGGGATAGTGTTGCCTTCAACAGAGTACTCATATGTAAAACACGGGATACACAACAAACCTGAAGAAATAGTAGATTACTTAAGATATATACTCTCCTGGAGTAGGAAGTTAGGTATTAAAAAGGTGTTGATAGTAAACTGTCATGGAGGTAATATTCTTATCTCTAAGTATTTGGGCGATTTAGAGAAGGAGTTTAATCTAAAAATAGTAATGAAGAATATCACATTTATTCACGCTGGAACTGAAGAGGTATCCGTTGGAAGTGTTATAGGTATTGCAAGGGAGGATAAAATAGAAGATCACCATCCCAGTAAATATCCTGAAATAGGTATGGTAGGATTGAAGGAGGCAAGGGAGAATAATAAGTTGATAGATAGAGATGCAAAGATCGTTGAGAAGTATGGAGTAAAAATAGATAGAAAACTCGGAGAGGAGATACTTAATAGAGCTATAAAGGAGTGTGTAGAGTGCATTAGGGAGTTGATAGGTTAA
- the cysS gene encoding cysteine--tRNA ligase — MLMKIYNTLTKKKEEFKPLEKLVVKMYVCGPTVYDDAHLGHGRTYIVFDLIRRYLEHRNYIVKFVMNFTDIDDKIIDRSKKEGVSIEDLTNRYIKSFFEDMEKLRVKGANVYPKVSEHIDDIIQFIDVLIKKGYAYISKDGIYFHVRKFKNYGKLSNVKLDEKKVHRVKDLNKRDPADFALWKFVKPGEPSWDSPWGRGRPGWHIECSTMAIKYLGECFDIHGGGSDLIFPHHENEIAQSEAYTGKSPWVKYWIHTGFVTVNDEKMSKSLENYVTLKEILRRYEPEVVRLFLLQRHYRSPLEYSEEELRDTANALERLYNTLENIEAMLRDAEVKYRLEKDDREVYDTLTNFWAKFYSAMDEDFNTPEALKCVFEVSSCINRYITVSNRPTRSTLLLAKDFFKVVGEIFGIFNKYYESSQGEDEEFKRLVDMVVNIRNKLRREKNYSLADEIREMLKKVGIQLEDTPKGTIWKKIV; from the coding sequence ATACTTATGAAGATCTACAACACACTAACAAAGAAGAAAGAGGAGTTTAAACCTCTTGAGAAACTTGTAGTTAAGATGTATGTCTGTGGTCCTACAGTCTACGATGATGCTCATCTCGGACATGGTAGAACCTACATAGTGTTTGATCTCATAAGGAGATATTTAGAACATAGAAACTACATCGTAAAGTTTGTTATGAACTTCACAGATATAGACGACAAGATCATAGACCGTAGTAAGAAGGAAGGGGTATCTATAGAAGATCTTACCAACAGATATATTAAATCCTTCTTTGAAGACATGGAGAAGTTGAGAGTCAAAGGTGCAAATGTCTATCCCAAAGTTTCTGAACATATAGACGATATAATCCAGTTTATAGATGTGTTAATAAAAAAGGGATACGCCTATATATCTAAAGATGGAATCTACTTTCATGTTAGGAAGTTTAAAAATTATGGAAAATTAAGTAATGTAAAGTTAGATGAAAAAAAGGTACACAGGGTTAAAGATCTCAATAAAAGAGATCCTGCAGATTTTGCACTGTGGAAGTTTGTAAAACCTGGTGAACCATCCTGGGACAGTCCCTGGGGAAGAGGGAGACCTGGATGGCATATAGAATGCTCTACTATGGCTATTAAGTACCTTGGAGAGTGTTTCGATATCCACGGAGGAGGTAGTGATCTCATATTTCCACATCATGAAAACGAAATAGCCCAAAGTGAGGCATATACAGGTAAAAGTCCCTGGGTTAAATACTGGATACATACAGGTTTTGTAACTGTGAATGATGAGAAGATGAGTAAAAGTTTGGAAAACTATGTAACTCTTAAGGAGATCCTCAGAAGGTACGAACCTGAAGTTGTAAGGTTATTCCTACTTCAGAGACATTACAGATCTCCACTGGAGTACAGTGAGGAAGAATTAAGAGATACAGCGAATGCCTTAGAGAGACTTTACAACACTTTGGAAAATATAGAAGCCATGCTTAGAGATGCTGAAGTGAAATACAGACTTGAGAAGGACGATAGGGAGGTTTACGATACTTTAACTAACTTCTGGGCTAAGTTCTACAGTGCTATGGATGAAGACTTCAATACCCCGGAGGCCCTTAAATGTGTGTTTGAAGTCTCTAGTTGTATTAACAGGTATATAACAGTATCTAACAGACCTACTAGAAGCACGTTGCTCCTTGCAAAGGATTTTTTCAAGGTAGTTGGTGAGATATTTGGTATATTCAACAAGTATTATGAGAGTTCTCAGGGCGAAGATGAAGAATTTAAACGTCTCGTTGATATGGTGGTGAATATACGTAATAAGTTAAGAAGGGAGAAGAATTACTCATTGGCAGATGAGATTAGAGAGATGTTAAAAAAGGTAGGTATCCAACTGGAGGATACACCAAAGGGCACCATCTGGAAGAAGATAGTATGA